The following is a genomic window from Micromonospora cathayae.
GGCGCTGCCCCGGGCGGTGGGCCATCCCGCCTTCGTGGCCCGTGACGCGGTGTTCCGGTGGAGCACCGCGCCGAGCCCGCTGCCGGACGCGGGGGAGTGGGTCGACCCCGCCGATCCGGGCTTTCCCTCCTGGCTGCGCCTGTTCGACCGGGAGGTGCTGGTGGTCCGGGACGCCGACGGGCGGTACCTGGCCGGGGTGGGCGTGAAACGCCACGACCGGTACGGCCACGAGCTGGCCGTCGGCACCGTACCGGCCGCCCGGGGGCAGGGGCTGGCCCGTCGACTGGTCGCCCAGGCGGCCCGCCGGGTGCTGGACGAGGGCGGCGTCCCGACGTACCTGCACCGGCCGGACAACGTGGCCTCGGCGCGGGTCGCCCTGGCGGCGGGCTTCCCCGACCAGGGCTGGCGATCGTACGGCGTCTATCCCGACTGAGCGGTGCGGCGGGCCGGTGTGACGTCCGGCACAACCGGGTAGGGGTGCCGGCATGGCAGATCAGCACACATCGGAGCCCGATCCGGAGCCGGTACGGAAGGTCCCTGCGGCCCGCGACGGCGCGTCCCGTACCGAAGGCCCGGACGGCCCGGCCCGTACCACCGGTCCGTCCCGTACCACCGGCCTGGCCCGTACCGGCGGCTCCGGGACCACCGCGCCGGACGGGTCGGACACCACGGCGGAGCCGGCCCGTCGCCGGGACCGGACCCGTTACCTCTACCTGGCGGTCATCGTCGCGGTGCTCGCCGGCATCGCGGTCGGACTGATCTTCCCGGACGTCGGCGAGTCGCTCGCGCCGCTCGGTACCGGCTTCGTCGCCCTGATCAAGATGATGATCGGGCCGGTGATCTTCTGCACGATCGTGCTCGGCGTCGGCTCGGTCCGCAAGGCGGCCCAGGTCGGCAAGGTGGGCGGGCTGGCGCTCGGCTACTTCCTCACCATGTCCACGGTCGCCCTGGCGATCGGCCTGGTGGTGGGGAACCTGATCCACCCCGGTTCCGGGCTGGCGCTCAACGACGCGCTCGCCGGGGCCGGTCAGCAGGCCGCCGAGGGGGAGGCCGAGGGGACCGTCGACTTCCTGCTCGGCATCATCCCGACCACCCTGTTCTCCGCCCTCACCGAGGGTGACGTGCTTCAGGCGCTGCTGGTGGCGCTGCTCGTCGGCTTCGCGGTGCAGAGCCTCGGCGCGCGCGGCGAACCGGTCATCAACGCCATCGCGGTCCTGCAACGGGTGGTCTTCAAGGTCCTCGCCATGATCATGTGGCTGGCTCCGATCGGCGCGTTCGGCGCGATCGCCGCCGTGGTCGGGGCGACCGGCGTGGACGCCCTGAAGAGCCTGGCCCAGATCATGCTCGGCTTCTACGCGACCTGTGTGCTCTTCGTCTTCGTGGTCCTCGGCGCGCTGCTGTGGTTCGTCGCCCGGATCAACATCTTCACGCTGCTCGGCTACCTCGGCCGGGAGTTCCTGCTGATCGTCTCGACCTCGTCGTCGGAGTCGGCGCTGCCCCGGCTGATCGCCAAGTTGCAGCACCTCGGGGTGAGCCGTCCGGTGGTCGGCATCACCGTCCCCACCGGCTACTCGTTCAACCTGGACGGTACGGCGATCTACCTGACCATGGCCAGTCTGTTCATCGCCGACGCGCTCGGCAAGCCGCTCGCCGTGGGCGAGCAGATCAGCCTGCTGCTCTTCATGATCATCGCGTCGAAGGGCGCGGCCGGCGTGACCGGCGCGGGCCTCGCCACCCTCGCCGGCGGACTCCAGAGCCACCGGCCGGACCTGGTCGACGGGGTCGGGCTGATCGTCGGCATCGACCGGTTCATGTCCGAGGCGCGGGCGCTGACCAACTTCGCCGGCAACGCCGTCGCCACCATCCTGGTCGGCACCTGGACCGGCGGGTTCGACCGGGACCGGGCGCTGGCCGTGCTCCGCGGCGAGGACCCCTTCGACGAGGCGACCATGCTGGACGACGACCACCACGGCCCCGGCGCCGACGACCAGGACGCCACCGGTGCCGACGTGCACGGCGCCGACCTGTCCGGTTCCGGCCTGCCCGCCGACGGTACCGAGGCGGACACCCGGACGGCCGCCCCGACCGGCCGCGGCACCGCCTGAGCGGGTACGGCGACCGGACAGCCGATCTCCGATGTCAGTGCAGGGCCGGCCCGGTGGCGGGGCGCGGACCGTGGATCCCGGGCCGGATCCACGGTCCGCAGCCTCTCTTCCCCCAGGTCCGAACAGGTGCCAGGCGACCGGCCATCCCGGTGAGGTAACGCTATGTGTCGAAACGGCTTCGGGCAACCCCCCAAAGCCTGGTACGCGATGTCCGGAAGTGGGCTTGACCTGCGACTATTCACATCCCTTAGCCTGTTCATCCGGTGACGCACCGTATGAGTTCCAGCGGGGTGGGACGATGGCGGCGGCCAGGGTTCAGCGGTACGGCTCTCGGAACGGTGGGACGGTCATGGAACTTCGGGTACGGGACGTCGACCCGGCCGGCGTGGTGCTGACCCCGGTGGGCGAACTCGACATGTCCACCGTCGGCGAGCTGGAGACCGCGCTGACCGCCGCCCTGGCCCGACCCGGCCTACGGGAGTGCCTGGTCGACCTGGCCGAGGTCGGCTTCCTCGACTCGACCGGACTGCGGGTGCTGATCGACGGACTCACCCTGGCCGGGGAGCGGGGCGTGGTGCTGCGGGTCGCCAATCCGCGACCGGCCGTGGAGCGGGTCCTGCGGATCACCTCGATCGGACCGCTGCTGGGCCTGCCCGACGCCACCACCCCGCCCCCGCCCGGCTCCCGACAGCTGGGCTGACCGTCCACCCGAGTCCCAGGGATCTCCGCCGCCCGGCCGACCGCTCCGAGTCCCAGGGATTCCGCCGGCCGGCTGGCTGTTCAGCCGAGTCCGAGGAGTTCCGCCGCGGCCCGGCCGTTGGCGTGGCTGGCGCCGTACGTGGCGACGAAGGCGCGGACGCCGGCCGGTCGCCAGCGCCCCGGCCAGCCCATCTCCACCACCGTCACCGGATGGACCGCGGCCAGCCCCTCGACCAGCTCCGCGCCGCCGGGCAGCCGGTGCAGGTGCCGGCCGACCAGCACGATCGGCCGGTCCCCGGCGAGGGTACGCAGGGCGGAGAGGTCGGTCTCGCCGGCGACCACCCGTACCTCGTCGGTGCCGGCCAGATGCGGGCCGAGACCCCACGGCACCCTGCCCTCGGCCATGGTGGCGGTGGCGTGCACCTGCACCACCAGCGGCCGGTCCAGGCCGGCGACGGCCCCCTCCACGGTGACCGCGCGGCGCGCGACGGCGTACCCCAGGTCGGTGGGGGCGACCGGGGCCGGCGCGGCGGCCCGGGTCCAGGCGGCCAGCTCGGCGGTGCGGGCGGCGGCCTCCTCGACCCGATCCCGGGCCAGCCGGCCGTCGCCGAGGGCTGTGACGATCGCCGCCACCACCTCCTCGACCAGCGTGGCGTCCACCTTCGCGCCGATACACAGCAGGTCCGCGCCGGCGGCCAGGGCGGCCACCGCGGCCGGGCCGACCCCACCGGCGGCCACCGCCGCGCCCTTCATCTCCAACGCGTCGGTGATCACCGTGCCGGTGAAGCCCAGCTCCCGCCGGAGCAGGTCGACCAGGACGGCCCGGCTGAAGGTGGCCGGCCCGTCGCCGGTCAGCGCCGGCACCCGGATGTGCGCGGTCATGATCGCCCGGGTGCCGGCGGCGACGGCCGCCGCGAAGGGCGGCAGGTCGCGCTCCCGCAACACCTCGAGAGGTACGTCGACGGTGGGCAGTTCCAGGTGCGAGTCGGCGACCGTCGCGCCGTGCCCCGGAAAGTGCTTGGCGCAGGCGGCGACCCCGGTGGACTGCAACCCGTCGACCGCGGCGGCGGTGTGCGCGGCGACCCGCAGCGGGTCCGCGCCGAACGAGCGGGTGCCGATCACCGGGTTCTCGTCGGCGCTGTTCACGTCCACCGTCGGGGCCAGGTC
Proteins encoded in this region:
- a CDS encoding cation:dicarboxylate symporter family transporter, which gives rise to MADQHTSEPDPEPVRKVPAARDGASRTEGPDGPARTTGPSRTTGLARTGGSGTTAPDGSDTTAEPARRRDRTRYLYLAVIVAVLAGIAVGLIFPDVGESLAPLGTGFVALIKMMIGPVIFCTIVLGVGSVRKAAQVGKVGGLALGYFLTMSTVALAIGLVVGNLIHPGSGLALNDALAGAGQQAAEGEAEGTVDFLLGIIPTTLFSALTEGDVLQALLVALLVGFAVQSLGARGEPVINAIAVLQRVVFKVLAMIMWLAPIGAFGAIAAVVGATGVDALKSLAQIMLGFYATCVLFVFVVLGALLWFVARINIFTLLGYLGREFLLIVSTSSSESALPRLIAKLQHLGVSRPVVGITVPTGYSFNLDGTAIYLTMASLFIADALGKPLAVGEQISLLLFMIIASKGAAGVTGAGLATLAGGLQSHRPDLVDGVGLIVGIDRFMSEARALTNFAGNAVATILVGTWTGGFDRDRALAVLRGEDPFDEATMLDDDHHGPGADDQDATGADVHGADLSGSGLPADGTEADTRTAAPTGRGTA
- a CDS encoding GNAT family N-acetyltransferase, coding for MLDRRLYLHLVTWLGQWPAGPGLHVVGSSRRTRPAWDGRLRPALGVAAPGSSVLSVPPDRVAAVRRLATELSFPGLLTALPRAVGHPAFVARDAVFRWSTAPSPLPDAGEWVDPADPGFPSWLRLFDREVLVVRDADGRYLAGVGVKRHDRYGHELAVGTVPAARGQGLARRLVAQAARRVLDEGGVPTYLHRPDNVASARVALAAGFPDQGWRSYGVYPD
- a CDS encoding glycoside hydrolase family 3 N-terminal domain-containing protein; this encodes MGLDPGLRRLALGTLLAAYPGPTPPEWALDLTGAGLAGYTLFGTNVHTPAQLATATAALRNARADVLVAIDEEGGDVTRLAHATGSPYPGNAALGVVDDVASTRRVYAAIGAELAALGITVDLAPTVDVNSADENPVIGTRSFGADPLRVAAHTAAAVDGLQSTGVAACAKHFPGHGATVADSHLELPTVDVPLEVLRERDLPPFAAAVAAGTRAIMTAHIRVPALTGDGPATFSRAVLVDLLRRELGFTGTVITDALEMKGAAVAAGGVGPAAVAALAAGADLLCIGAKVDATLVEEVVAAIVTALGDGRLARDRVEEAAARTAELAAWTRAAAPAPVAPTDLGYAVARRAVTVEGAVAGLDRPLVVQVHATATMAEGRVPWGLGPHLAGTDEVRVVAGETDLSALRTLAGDRPIVLVGRHLHRLPGGAELVEGLAAVHPVTVVEMGWPGRWRPAGVRAFVATYGASHANGRAAAELLGLG
- a CDS encoding STAS domain-containing protein — protein: MELRVRDVDPAGVVLTPVGELDMSTVGELETALTAALARPGLRECLVDLAEVGFLDSTGLRVLIDGLTLAGERGVVLRVANPRPAVERVLRITSIGPLLGLPDATTPPPPGSRQLG